From Paraburkholderia sabiae, a single genomic window includes:
- a CDS encoding hybrid sensor histidine kinase/response regulator, which yields MTDLNDKVQQRFGVVPNFFRLTPENPEVTANLWGFACFGYLDNPLPSLFKERLFVWLSRFCEVRYCIVRHVGFLVGLGRVAGDPDCPPQSVDEILRLLRRPVPLAASLGACIEQCSSLKEPLLDMPPPDSELEWAMFGCATHLFLRTPSEAASMEALRRALGPARMESLLLLLTFIRTAHFWTELHPELSFEDDVRDLLATHEELGQCLLDDPASASGSTSQRLVAELDSLRQEKRELERESQRRLQNDLAESRLLHEISNELIGENQVDVLYGKIVDAAARLMRAPCASMRALRIRSDGTRGLDLLGHQGFTEEASVFWDRVEIGSATPYAAALAKGHRIVVQDIEQCDFMAGSDDIAVYRKLGIRALQTTPLTSRAGTMVGTISTFWREVREPSEHELQTFDILARQAADLIERAHANEALRLSEKRLLTIIEQLPAGVGVMDKTGAWTLHNSWMEKYVPLGIPSSQGDGASHWRAWDEQGKPSTPDHWPGRRALDGETVVPGLEVVHTDDTGREFWMRVSAAPLSNDAGDVIGACCVVQDTTQLKQAEQALKEADRRKDEFLATLAHELRNPMAPIRSGLEILRLTGSSSKSAENIHGMLERQVNQMVRLVDDLLEVSRIAGGKIELRRENVDLAVVLHNAVETSRALIDAGGHQLTISLPHESLMLHADPVRIAQIIANLLNNAAKYTDHGGQIWLSAHRDGTQAIVSVRDNGMGIPGAMLSRIFDLFTQAERTYSRAQGGLGIGLTLVRTLAEMHGGSVEARSEGQGRGSEFLVRLPVAQQPRVPDSRGQDARQTDGLAGRRILVVDDNTDAADSLGMLLGMYGAEVRIMRDGPAALAALDSYRPDVMLLDIGMPGMDGYEVARRTRENPEFARVTLIALSGWGQEEDRRLSREAGIDHHLVKPVDVAALERLLQLEPKSGRRLG from the coding sequence GTGACGGATCTGAACGACAAAGTGCAGCAACGGTTCGGCGTGGTGCCGAATTTTTTTCGTCTGACGCCAGAAAACCCCGAGGTCACAGCCAACCTCTGGGGCTTCGCCTGTTTCGGCTACCTGGATAATCCGCTGCCCTCACTTTTCAAGGAACGGCTGTTTGTCTGGCTGTCCCGGTTCTGCGAAGTGCGCTACTGCATCGTTCGGCACGTTGGTTTCCTGGTCGGCCTCGGGCGTGTCGCCGGCGACCCCGATTGTCCTCCCCAGTCGGTCGACGAAATACTTCGCCTGCTACGACGACCCGTGCCACTGGCGGCGTCACTGGGAGCTTGCATTGAGCAATGTTCTTCCCTGAAAGAGCCCTTGCTTGACATGCCGCCACCTGACTCGGAGCTTGAATGGGCCATGTTTGGGTGCGCCACCCATCTGTTTTTGCGCACGCCCTCCGAGGCAGCCTCGATGGAAGCACTACGCCGCGCGCTCGGGCCGGCCCGCATGGAAAGTCTCCTGCTTCTGTTGACGTTTATCCGCACCGCGCACTTCTGGACCGAACTACATCCTGAGCTGAGCTTCGAGGACGACGTCCGCGATCTGCTGGCCACTCACGAGGAACTGGGGCAATGCCTGCTGGACGATCCAGCATCCGCATCAGGCAGCACGAGCCAGCGCCTCGTTGCAGAGCTGGATTCACTGCGGCAGGAAAAACGGGAACTCGAGCGGGAAAGCCAGCGACGCCTTCAGAATGACCTCGCAGAAAGCCGGCTACTGCACGAGATCAGCAATGAACTCATCGGCGAAAACCAGGTTGATGTGCTTTACGGCAAGATTGTTGACGCTGCGGCGCGGCTCATGCGTGCGCCGTGTGCCAGCATGCGCGCCCTGCGGATACGAAGCGACGGCACCAGAGGACTCGACCTGCTTGGCCATCAAGGCTTTACGGAGGAAGCCTCGGTATTCTGGGACCGCGTTGAGATCGGGTCAGCAACACCGTACGCGGCTGCACTGGCTAAGGGCCATCGTATTGTGGTTCAAGACATTGAACAATGCGACTTTATGGCAGGCAGCGACGACATCGCGGTGTACCGGAAACTTGGTATCCGCGCACTTCAGACCACGCCGCTGACTTCCCGGGCAGGGACGATGGTTGGCACTATTTCGACATTCTGGCGCGAAGTACGCGAACCCTCGGAGCATGAACTTCAGACATTCGATATCCTCGCGCGCCAGGCCGCCGATCTGATCGAGCGGGCCCACGCGAACGAGGCGCTGCGCCTGAGCGAGAAGCGCCTGCTAACAATCATCGAGCAGTTGCCCGCCGGCGTCGGCGTGATGGATAAGACAGGCGCGTGGACGCTGCACAATTCGTGGATGGAGAAGTATGTGCCTCTCGGGATTCCATCGAGTCAGGGTGACGGTGCATCGCACTGGCGGGCGTGGGACGAGCAGGGCAAACCGAGTACGCCGGATCACTGGCCGGGCCGGCGGGCGCTGGACGGTGAGACAGTGGTGCCAGGACTCGAGGTCGTCCATACAGACGACACGGGTCGGGAATTCTGGATGCGAGTCAGCGCCGCGCCATTGAGCAACGATGCCGGCGACGTCATAGGGGCCTGTTGCGTCGTACAGGACACGACGCAACTGAAGCAGGCGGAACAGGCGCTCAAGGAAGCGGACCGTCGCAAGGACGAGTTTCTTGCGACACTCGCGCACGAGTTGCGCAACCCCATGGCGCCGATCCGCAGTGGTCTGGAAATTCTCCGTCTCACAGGATCCAGCAGCAAGTCTGCCGAAAATATCCACGGCATGCTGGAACGGCAGGTTAATCAGATGGTCCGTCTCGTTGACGATCTGCTGGAGGTTTCCCGGATCGCCGGCGGCAAGATCGAACTGCGTAGGGAGAATGTTGATCTGGCTGTCGTACTTCACAACGCCGTGGAGACAAGCCGCGCGCTCATCGATGCGGGTGGACACCAGCTCACAATCAGCTTGCCCCACGAGTCACTGATGCTTCACGCGGATCCTGTGCGCATTGCACAGATCATCGCGAACCTGCTGAATAACGCGGCGAAATACACGGATCACGGCGGCCAGATCTGGCTCAGTGCTCACCGGGACGGGACGCAAGCCATCGTGTCGGTACGGGACAATGGGATGGGAATTCCGGGCGCCATGCTGTCCCGGATATTCGATCTGTTCACGCAGGCGGAGCGCACCTACAGCCGCGCCCAGGGAGGACTGGGTATCGGACTCACGCTGGTGCGTACGCTCGCGGAAATGCACGGTGGCAGCGTTGAAGCGCGAAGCGAAGGGCAAGGTAGAGGCAGTGAATTTCTCGTTCGATTGCCGGTAGCCCAACAGCCACGGGTTCCCGACAGCAGAGGTCAGGATGCGCGGCAAACAGACGGGTTAGCGGGACGTCGCATTCTTGTCGTCGATGACAATACGGATGCGGCTGACAGCCTGGGGATGTTGCTTGGAATGTATGGTGCCGAGGTCCGCATTATGCGCGATGGACCGGCCGCGCTCGCCGCGCTCGACTCGTATCGCCCCGACGTGATGCTGTTGGACATCGGCATGCCGGGCATGGACGGGTACGAAGTTGCGCGTCGTACGCGCGAGAATCCTGAATTCGCCAGGGTGACGCTGATTGCCTTGAGCGGCTGGGGCCAGGAGGAGGATCGGCGGCTGTCGAGAGAAGCCGGAATTGATCATCATCTCGTTAAACCCGTGGATGTGGCCGCACTCGAGCGGTTGCTGCAGCTAGAACCGAAGTCTGGGCGCAGGCTGGGCTAG